The following coding sequences are from one Nicotiana tabacum cultivar K326 chromosome 1, ASM71507v2, whole genome shotgun sequence window:
- the LOC142164157 gene encoding uncharacterized protein LOC142164157, which yields MIEIPVEGRSGGLVIMWIHDLVIVDELARVDQELHTMIKILLNQKPWLFSALYANTTVNNRNIIWNNLEKLNETYVGPWLVGGDFNDVLMSDVKWGGRPINNTRASQIWNCINKCKLLDLGFKRCKYNWSNCRKRSTGLIMERLDRCFVNDEWLSIYPNAIVNHLP from the coding sequence ATGATCGAAATCCCCGTCGAGGGTCGTTCTGGCGGCTTAGTGATTATGTGGATCCATGACTTGGTGATTGTAGATGAGTTAGCGAGAGTGGATCAAGAACTTCATACTATGATTAAGATACTTCTGAATCAAAAACCTTGGCTTTTTAGTGCTTTAtatgccaatactactgttaatAATAGAAATATTATATGGAATAATTTAGAAAAGTTAAATGAGACTTATGTTGGTCCATGGTTGGTCGGAGGTGACTTTAATGATGTTTTAATGTCTGATGTCAAGTGGGGAGGACGCCCTATAAATAATACTAGAGCCTCCCAGATTTGGAACTGTATTAACAAGTGTAAGCTGTTAGATCTTGGTTTTAAGCGATGTAAATATAACTGGTCGAATTGTAGGAAAAGAAGTACTGGCCTGATTATGGAGAGATTAGATAGATGTTTTGTTAATGACGAATGGCTTAGTATTTATCCAAATGCCATAGTAAACCATCTCCCATAA